A window of Streptomyces sp. NBC_01224 genomic DNA:
CCCGTGAGGCGCGCAAGAACCAGGCGCACACGGTCATCAAGGAGATGAAGCTCCGGCCGAAGATCGACCCGCACGACTATGACACCAAGAAGGGTCACGTCGTCCGGTTCCTCAAGCAGGGCGACAAGGTCAAGATCACGATCATGTTCCGTGGTCGTGAGCAGTCCCGCCCCGAGCTGGGCTTCCGACTGCTTCAGCGTCTCGCTTCGGACGTGGAGGAACTCGGCTTCATCGAGTCCAACCCGAAGCAGGACGGCCGGAACATGATCATGGTTCTGGGCCCGCACAAGAAGAAGACCGAAGCCATGGCCGAGGCCCGCGAGGCCCAGGCCGCCCGCAAGGCGGAGCGTCAGGGTTCCACCCCCGACGCCGAAGCTGCGGGCGAGGCTGCCGAAGCGCAGTCCGAGGCTCCGGCCGAGACACCTTCCGAGGCGTGACCTCAGGGGCCGCTACCCAGGCGGCCCCGGGTCTCCCCGGAATTCCCACCAAGATCTGACGCCCCTGCTGTCCGGTGCCCGCACCGCGAGGGGCGCCACTGACGAGGAGAGAACGGCGCGATGCCGAAGAACAAGACGCACAGCGGTGCCAGCAAGCGCTTCAAGATCACCGGCTCCGGCA
This region includes:
- the infC gene encoding translation initiation factor IF-3, translating into MAVRQAAAWCYRGGSISAEPRINDRIRVPEVRLVGPSGEQVGIVPLAKALELAQEYDLDLVEVAATARPPVCKLMDYGKFKYESAMKAREARKNQAHTVIKEMKLRPKIDPHDYDTKKGHVVRFLKQGDKVKITIMFRGREQSRPELGFRLLQRLASDVEELGFIESNPKQDGRNMIMVLGPHKKKTEAMAEAREAQAARKAERQGSTPDAEAAGEAAEAQSEAPAETPSEA